ACAGGAGCCACTGAGGAGTGGCAAGGAGTGAGGCAGACTTCTAGAAGTCTGTCAGCCCAAGTTGGCCCTCCCAAATTGGCCAGAGTAAAGAGATCACCCCTCGGAGTGACAGGCAGGATGTGCCAGCTCTTCTCTGTCTGACATTGTCTGAGTGTCTTTTACACAACCTtacaacctcccccccccacaggcAGAGGACATTGGGAACTGTCTGGAGCCAGCCCCAGGGGTCAGCAATACAGTCTGGAGGATGGGATAAGAGAATCACAGAGTCAGATGGTATGGCAGGGTGGAGGCAGCCAACCCTCCTGGAAGAGATGCTTTCTCAAGCCTCTCCTCAGGACTTTATTATCTCTTTCATGGCAAAGAGACAAGTTAGTGTCCATTTCCTTTAGGACACGGGGTCACCCTGGACTTGGATCCCAACCAGTGATGGCTGTACCCCATGGCCCTGTGTGTACAGTGCTCACTATGCACGACCTCGGGGGAAGGCTGTGGACTGTGGCTCTCCATTGGCATTGTAGGGGCCATTTTggtgcctctgctccccaaggaTTTGGAAGCCACCACCTTCCACCCAGAgggctttctcttcctcccagagggcattctcttcctcccagagAGACTTTTTATCCTCCCACAGAGCCTTCTCTTCTGCAAGCAGGGCTCTTTCCTCCACCCATAaggccttttcctcctcccagaggGCCTTGTCCTCCTGAAGAAGattcctgtctctttcccatAAAGCATTGTCCTCTCTCCAGAAGGCCTTGTCCTCTTTCCAGAAGGTTCTGTATTTTTTCCAGaaagtcttttcttcttcccggaaagatttttccctttcccagaaggatttttcttctttccagaaca
The Peromyscus leucopus breed LL Stock unplaced genomic scaffold, UCI_PerLeu_2.1 scaffold_1143, whole genome shotgun sequence DNA segment above includes these coding regions:
- the Ccdc70 gene encoding coiled-coil domain-containing protein 70, with protein sequence MFPFKVSKWVGLACLRSLVLSSPSIRQKKLINKLQEEKAFREEMKNFHEKIEDFREEIWDFRSKIRAFRSQILDFQEEERPFWEEEKMFWKEEKSFWEREKSFREEEKTFWKKYRTFWKEDKAFWREDNALWERDRNLLQEDKALWEEEKALWVEERALLAEEKALWEDKKSLWEEENALWEEEKALWVEGGGFQILGEQRHQNGPYNANGEPQSTAFPRGRA